From a region of the Neobacillus niacini genome:
- a CDS encoding CxxH/CxxC protein, with amino-acid sequence MIYCCEEHVDLALDNVVEEFETFPVLSKVTGDNLSTGCEYCQNRAVYIVANK; translated from the coding sequence TTGATTTATTGCTGTGAGGAACATGTAGATTTGGCACTAGATAACGTTGTGGAAGAGTTTGAAACCTTTCCAGTCTTATCAAAAGTAACTGGGGATAACTTATCAACAGGTTGTGAGTATTGCCAAAATAGAGCTGTATATATTGTGGCGAACAAATGA
- the rlmH gene encoding 23S rRNA (pseudouridine(1915)-N(3))-methyltransferase RlmH: MNISIVTVGKLKEKFLKLGIDEYLKRLNAYAKVEVVEVADEKAPEELSELEMIQVKQKEGERILAKISQDTYVIALAINGKMQSSEELADTLDKLATYGKSKIAFIIGGSLGLSDEVLKRSNEQLSFSKMTFPHQLMKLILVEQIYRAYRINRGEPYHK, translated from the coding sequence GTGAATATCTCAATTGTTACGGTTGGTAAATTAAAAGAGAAATTTTTAAAATTGGGAATTGACGAATATTTAAAACGACTAAATGCGTATGCGAAAGTGGAAGTCGTCGAAGTAGCGGATGAAAAAGCACCAGAGGAATTAAGCGAGTTAGAAATGATTCAGGTCAAGCAAAAAGAGGGAGAAAGAATCTTGGCTAAGATAAGCCAGGACACATATGTAATTGCCCTCGCAATAAATGGGAAAATGCAATCTTCTGAAGAGCTAGCGGATACGCTAGATAAATTGGCTACATATGGGAAAAGCAAGATTGCTTTTATTATCGGAGGATCGTTAGGATTAAGTGATGAAGTGCTAAAACGTTCAAACGAACAGCTCTCTTTTTCAAAAATGACCTTCCCCCATCAACTGATGAAATTGATTCTAGTAGAGCAAATTTATCGAGCTTATCGAATAAACCGGGGCGAGCCATATCATAAATGA
- the walK gene encoding cell wall metabolism sensor histidine kinase WalK, which translates to MNKVSFFRSIHVKFVIIYVLLILVAMQIIGVYFVRQLEETLRTNFQNSLKERVNLLAYNVVEEMEKKRTPEDPTLEEEIRKILRDFESADIFEVRVIEGETRKIVGTSDPNQVVVGQRDTNLRITQSINLGEDLSSILIGNGGHRIWVLSTPIKSGNTVIGAIYLEAKIENVFTQMKTINRIFATGTGIALAITAILGILLAQTITRPIVDMRKQALAMAKGNFSRKVKVYGQDEIGTLAVTFNNLTKKLQEAQAMTEGERRKLSSVLSYMTDGVIATDRKGRVILINDPAAEMLNVSRETVLSQPIVSLLGLTDTNTFEDLLEEKESLILDYSTKKEPYILRANFSVIQKETGFVNGLIAVLHDITDQEKIDAERREFVANVSHELRTPLTTMRSYLEALADGAWKDEDIAPNFLEVTRTETERMIRLVNDLLQLSKLDSTDYRLNKEWVNFVDFYHRIIDRFEMAKEQNVSFKRELPKHAIFVEIDEDKMTQVLYNIISNALKYSPEGGEVTFSIKEEEEKVIVSVSDQGVGIPKENIGKIFDRFYRVDKARTRKLGGTGLGLAIAKEMVNVHGGMIWAVSEEGKGTEISFSLPYEQTEEDEWS; encoded by the coding sequence ATGAATAAGGTTAGTTTTTTTCGCTCTATACACGTCAAATTCGTCATTATCTATGTCCTGCTTATTCTAGTGGCGATGCAGATAATTGGCGTTTATTTTGTTAGGCAGCTGGAAGAAACATTAAGGACAAATTTCCAAAATTCCCTAAAGGAACGTGTGAATTTACTCGCCTATAATGTGGTCGAAGAGATGGAAAAGAAAAGAACACCTGAAGATCCTACCCTTGAAGAAGAAATTCGGAAAATACTGCGTGATTTTGAATCGGCTGATATTTTTGAAGTGCGGGTGATTGAGGGTGAAACTCGAAAAATTGTTGGAACCTCCGATCCAAACCAAGTTGTGGTTGGTCAAAGAGACACGAACCTCCGTATAACCCAGTCGATCAATCTTGGAGAAGATTTGAGCAGTATCTTAATTGGAAACGGCGGTCATCGAATTTGGGTGCTGTCAACTCCAATAAAGTCAGGTAATACCGTCATTGGGGCCATTTATCTAGAAGCGAAAATTGAAAATGTATTTACCCAAATGAAAACCATCAATCGTATTTTTGCGACAGGAACGGGAATTGCTTTAGCGATTACTGCTATCTTAGGGATACTATTAGCTCAGACCATCACCAGGCCGATTGTAGATATGAGAAAGCAAGCACTGGCGATGGCGAAGGGAAACTTCTCACGAAAGGTAAAAGTGTACGGTCAGGATGAAATTGGGACCTTAGCAGTTACCTTTAATAACTTAACGAAAAAGCTTCAGGAAGCACAGGCTATGACCGAAGGTGAAAGAAGAAAGCTATCTTCTGTCTTATCGTATATGACAGATGGTGTGATTGCGACAGACAGGAAAGGCCGTGTCATATTAATCAATGATCCTGCGGCAGAGATGTTGAATGTTTCACGTGAAACAGTTCTTTCTCAGCCAATCGTTTCTTTATTAGGGTTAACGGATACAAATACGTTTGAGGATTTGTTAGAAGAAAAGGAATCATTGATTCTTGATTATAGTACAAAAAAGGAACCTTATATCCTCCGTGCTAACTTCTCTGTGATTCAAAAAGAGACTGGATTTGTTAATGGTTTGATTGCAGTCCTTCATGATATAACGGATCAGGAGAAAATTGATGCGGAAAGAAGAGAATTTGTGGCAAATGTATCGCATGAATTAAGAACTCCACTCACGACGATGAGAAGTTACTTAGAGGCGCTTGCCGATGGTGCATGGAAGGACGAAGACATTGCTCCTAATTTCTTAGAGGTAACGAGGACTGAAACAGAAAGAATGATTCGGTTGGTCAATGACCTCCTTCAACTATCTAAATTAGACAGCACAGATTATCGACTTAACAAAGAGTGGGTCAACTTTGTCGACTTTTATCATCGAATTATTGATCGTTTTGAGATGGCGAAAGAACAAAATGTCAGCTTCAAAAGGGAGCTGCCGAAGCATGCTATATTTGTAGAAATAGATGAAGATAAGATGACCCAGGTTCTTTACAATATTATCTCGAATGCACTAAAGTACTCTCCTGAAGGCGGCGAAGTTACTTTCTCCATAAAAGAGGAAGAAGAAAAAGTAATCGTCAGTGTTTCGGATCAAGGTGTGGGGATTCCGAAGGAGAATATCGGCAAAATCTTTGACCGTTTTTATCGTGTTGATAAAGCAAGAACACGGAAGTTGGGCGGGACAGGACTAGGTTTGGCTATTGCAAAAGAGATGGTTAATGTTCATGGCGGCATGATTTGGGCTGTAAGTGAAGAGGGAAAAGGAACGGAGATTTCCTTTTCGCTTCCATATGAACAAACGGAAGAGGATGAATGGTCATGA
- a CDS encoding two-component system regulatory protein YycI yields the protein MDWSKIKTIFIITFLILDVYLLFQFMKIRDANKYEYITPTSIEEMLKIDEIRYKELPKGPFKDQYLSAKPKMFAKDDILKLKGQTTALKEPSTSLQMKLDKPIPLNEKFEAADITPFIKDNVLYGDQYQFWKKDDKKNTITYFQHYGNMTLYENLSGMLTFHIDDKNQIVSYEQTYLEDIEKMTEKEEILPPLKALETLYQKGMLKPKSKITKVELGYSSLIQLSASQALAPTWRFVVDDNQSLFVNALEGQIIEFNSDGN from the coding sequence ATGGATTGGAGTAAAATAAAAACAATTTTTATTATTACGTTTTTGATTTTAGACGTCTATCTCTTATTTCAGTTTATGAAAATACGGGACGCTAATAAATATGAATATATTACACCAACCTCAATTGAAGAAATGCTGAAGATTGATGAAATCCGCTATAAAGAACTGCCAAAGGGGCCATTTAAGGATCAGTATCTAAGCGCAAAGCCCAAAATGTTTGCGAAGGATGATATTTTAAAACTGAAGGGGCAGACAACGGCACTAAAGGAACCCAGTACGTCTCTGCAGATGAAATTGGATAAACCTATACCTTTAAATGAAAAATTTGAGGCAGCAGATATTACTCCCTTTATTAAGGATAATGTATTGTATGGTGACCAATATCAATTTTGGAAAAAAGATGATAAGAAGAACACCATCACCTACTTTCAACATTATGGAAATATGACTTTATATGAAAATCTAAGCGGGATGCTTACGTTTCATATTGACGACAAAAATCAAATTGTGTCCTACGAACAGACCTATTTAGAGGATATAGAAAAAATGACAGAAAAGGAGGAAATCCTCCCTCCTTTGAAGGCACTGGAAACCTTGTACCAAAAGGGTATGCTGAAGCCAAAAAGCAAAATTACAAAAGTTGAACTCGGCTATTCATCATTAATTCAGCTCTCTGCTTCGCAAGCATTAGCGCCCACATGGCGTTTTGTGGTGGATGATAATCAAAGTCTTTTTGTTAATGCGTTAGAAGGTCAGATTATAGAATTTAACAGCGATGGAAATTAG
- a CDS encoding MBL fold metallo-hydrolase, which translates to MSLRYSILASGSTGNSLYVESDEHSFLVDAGFSGKQMEAFFQHIDRDISKLSGIFVTHEHSDHIKGIGVLARKYKLPVYANENTWRAMERLVGEIPTEQKMIFGTESVKSFGATDIESFGVSHDAAEPMFYVFHHSGKKLVLITDTGYVSDRMKGIISNADAYIFESNHDVQMLRMGRYPWNIKRRILSDLGHVSNEDAAIAMSEVIGDNTKRVYLAHLSLDNNMKDLARMSVAQTLQSQGLIVGEGFDLYDTDPKVPTILTAV; encoded by the coding sequence ATGTCATTACGTTATAGCATATTAGCGAGCGGAAGTACGGGGAATTCGCTTTATGTTGAATCAGACGAGCATTCTTTTTTAGTAGATGCAGGATTTAGCGGGAAGCAAATGGAGGCATTTTTTCAACATATAGATCGTGATATAAGCAAATTATCAGGGATATTTGTAACCCATGAACACAGTGATCATATCAAAGGGATTGGCGTGTTAGCCCGTAAATATAAGCTGCCAGTGTACGCAAATGAAAATACATGGCGTGCCATGGAGCGGTTGGTTGGAGAAATTCCAACTGAACAAAAGATGATATTTGGTACAGAAAGTGTAAAAAGCTTTGGTGCTACAGATATTGAATCTTTCGGAGTGTCGCACGATGCAGCAGAACCAATGTTTTACGTCTTCCATCATTCGGGGAAGAAATTGGTCTTGATAACAGATACAGGCTATGTGAGCGACAGGATGAAGGGAATCATCTCAAATGCAGATGCCTATATTTTTGAGTCCAATCACGATGTTCAAATGTTACGAATGGGAAGATATCCTTGGAATATTAAACGAAGGATTTTAAGCGATCTTGGGCATGTTTCCAATGAGGATGCGGCGATTGCTATGAGTGAGGTCATCGGGGACAATACGAAACGTGTTTACCTGGCACACTTAAGTCTCGACAACAATATGAAGGATTTGGCAAGAATGTCAGTTGCACAAACACTTCAAAGCCAGGGGTTAATTGTCGGTGAGGGATTTGATCTCTATGACACAGACCCTAAAGTGCCAACGATTTTAACCGCGGTATAA
- a CDS encoding S1C family serine protease, with translation MGYYDDHSQGRNQKVNRNRGSFLLASIVGAILGAMLVIISIPALSNGGFLPYNVQPNQSQSAGTNDNNQDNFVQQQVSYDVNTNTTKAIDKAADAVVGINNIQTSNFWYDEGGDDQGPAGTGSGVVYKKAGDKVYVVTNHHVVEGATQLEVTLNDGTKIPAKLLGSDVWTDLAVLEVDAGKIKKIAEFGDSDALKMGEPVMAIGNPLGATFSGSVTQGIISGINRTIPVDINQDGIMDWQAEVLQTDAAINPGNSGGALINIAGQLIGINSMKIAQNAVEGIGLSIPINYARPIINDLEQYGEVRRPYMGVDLKSVAEIPGYYQEEALKLPRDINYGVALRQVVPNSPAAQAGLRELDVIVEMDGKTIHDVIDLRKHLYQETKIGDQMEIKYYREGKLQTTKITLAEDQS, from the coding sequence ATGGGTTACTATGATGATCATTCACAAGGACGTAACCAAAAAGTGAATAGGAACAGAGGTAGTTTTTTACTTGCAAGTATTGTTGGTGCAATACTTGGAGCCATGCTAGTTATCATTTCAATTCCGGCCTTATCTAATGGAGGTTTCCTTCCCTACAATGTACAGCCCAATCAGAGTCAATCTGCAGGGACAAATGATAATAACCAGGACAATTTTGTACAGCAGCAGGTGTCCTATGATGTAAATACGAATACTACAAAAGCTATTGATAAGGCTGCCGATGCAGTAGTTGGGATTAATAATATACAAACCTCTAACTTCTGGTACGACGAGGGTGGAGACGACCAAGGGCCAGCAGGTACAGGGTCAGGGGTCGTTTATAAAAAGGCAGGAGATAAGGTTTATGTTGTGACCAATCATCATGTAGTTGAAGGTGCTACACAGCTGGAAGTGACCTTAAATGATGGCACAAAAATTCCTGCAAAACTTCTCGGTTCAGATGTTTGGACCGATTTAGCTGTACTTGAAGTTGATGCAGGCAAGATTAAAAAAATAGCTGAATTTGGTGATTCTGATGCCTTGAAGATGGGGGAACCGGTAATGGCAATTGGAAATCCACTAGGTGCCACCTTCTCTGGTTCGGTTACGCAAGGGATTATTTCAGGGATTAATCGGACAATCCCTGTTGATATTAACCAAGATGGTATTATGGATTGGCAGGCAGAGGTACTACAAACAGATGCAGCCATTAATCCTGGTAACAGTGGAGGGGCATTAATTAATATTGCCGGACAACTTATTGGCATCAACTCGATGAAAATTGCTCAAAATGCCGTTGAGGGGATTGGGTTATCAATACCGATTAACTATGCAAGACCGATTATTAATGACCTAGAACAATATGGCGAGGTCAGACGACCTTACATGGGAGTTGACTTAAAATCGGTTGCTGAAATTCCGGGTTATTATCAAGAAGAAGCCTTAAAATTACCAAGGGACATTAACTATGGTGTAGCTCTTCGCCAGGTTGTGCCGAATTCACCTGCAGCACAGGCTGGATTACGAGAGCTAGATGTTATTGTAGAGATGGATGGGAAAACCATACATGACGTAATTGATCTTAGAAAGCATTTATATCAAGAGACAAAAATAGGCGACCAAATGGAGATTAAATACTATCGAGAAGGTAAGCTGCAAACAACCAAGATCACTTTAGCAGAAGATCAATCTTAA
- a CDS encoding YycH family regulatory protein: MKYENSKSAILTFLILVSIVLTWNLWTYQPNFDLLENGNTVEEVTLKEKRELHQIISPDLVLFHRNGQHFGTTDAGSLNKMMSELRKWSIYDVEDYSENVDDIKELVHGNGNTELVFPADIPIEIYRSVLKFEEKRIPAFNFNRIVVNVENSEKGNGTVYFVSSDYQHVYISHISPSLLNEFNKNFYKNAEQYQRYFPFEASDQRTVYIPDGNLEMMEYTYLPVVLNSEAFKEALFSDPNFVQRGTVSGVEEFSDVSSKMTVNNETNMLLYVNPTGESNYVDDSYDLLKRSIDFINGHGGWTDPYRYVAKDEKRKSVKFRLYSIDGYPVFNESGMSEIEEVWGRDEITKYVRPNISLELPLTTEMVKVTLPTGSSALEFLKTRKNFKPELLEQLVLGYRMSKDTSENKLILLEPAWFYRYNQTWGQITKDDLGGLLHGLE; encoded by the coding sequence ATGAAATATGAAAATAGTAAATCAGCGATCTTAACATTTCTCATTCTGGTTAGCATTGTTTTAACTTGGAACCTTTGGACGTACCAGCCTAATTTTGACTTGCTGGAAAATGGCAATACGGTTGAAGAGGTAACGCTAAAAGAGAAACGGGAGCTTCACCAAATTATTAGTCCGGATCTGGTTCTTTTTCATCGTAATGGTCAGCATTTTGGAACCACAGATGCTGGCAGCTTAAATAAAATGATGAGTGAATTAAGGAAATGGTCTATCTATGATGTAGAAGATTATTCGGAGAATGTAGACGATATTAAAGAATTAGTCCATGGAAATGGAAATACAGAACTTGTTTTTCCTGCCGATATCCCGATTGAAATTTACCGAAGTGTATTGAAGTTCGAGGAGAAAAGAATTCCTGCCTTCAATTTTAATCGCATCGTTGTGAATGTTGAGAATTCTGAAAAGGGAAACGGTACGGTTTACTTTGTTTCTTCCGATTATCAGCACGTATACATCAGTCATATATCACCTAGTTTATTAAACGAATTTAACAAAAACTTTTATAAAAATGCAGAGCAGTATCAGCGTTATTTTCCATTTGAAGCGTCTGACCAGCGTACCGTCTATATCCCTGATGGAAACCTGGAAATGATGGAATATACCTATTTACCTGTCGTCTTAAATTCAGAGGCTTTCAAAGAAGCGTTGTTTAGTGATCCCAATTTCGTCCAAAGGGGCACCGTTTCTGGGGTAGAGGAATTTAGTGACGTTTCAAGTAAAATGACGGTTAATAATGAAACCAATATGCTGCTCTATGTGAATCCTACAGGTGAGTCCAATTATGTGGACGACTCTTATGATCTATTAAAGAGGAGTATTGATTTTATTAATGGACATGGAGGCTGGACAGACCCTTATCGTTATGTAGCAAAGGATGAAAAAAGGAAATCTGTTAAGTTCCGTTTATATAGTATCGACGGGTATCCCGTTTTTAATGAAAGTGGAATGTCAGAGATTGAGGAAGTATGGGGCAGAGATGAAATAACGAAATATGTTAGACCTAATATATCCTTGGAGCTTCCCTTAACCACAGAAATGGTAAAGGTAACTCTTCCAACAGGTTCTTCTGCATTGGAATTTCTCAAAACCCGAAAGAATTTTAAACCGGAATTACTAGAACAACTCGTTTTAGGATATCGGATGTCAAAGGATACAAGCGAAAATAAACTGATCCTCCTAGAGCCAGCTTGGTTTTACCGATATAACCAGACATGGGGACAAATCACAAAGGATGACCTGGGGGGATTGTTACATGGATTGGAGTAA